In Malania oleifera isolate guangnan ecotype guangnan chromosome 8, ASM2987363v1, whole genome shotgun sequence, a single window of DNA contains:
- the LOC131161526 gene encoding uncharacterized protein LOC131161526, translated as MKMEVMIPTQPMNFDFNGARALPSPFLSAPSTPKRFGEFYLSAPTSPTRLSDFYRDFDEFSMNSGSRRGGTPSAIPFDWEETPGTPKFTVAADIDDEFAFEFSEASEGASRSAEELFDGGKIRPLKPPPRLQIGGKNERATRRSPASSPRSLRSPLSHGKKIIRDAFSPKQKKDFDPFAAAVENTRKRTEHERGREKVPTSSSPGSGRRGARSLSPFRDSENPWEDEVLLKNTNQSPMNSKASSSSTTTAAATPLMSSKGYKKWKLKDFLLFRSASEGRATDKDPLKKYTTLLKKHEDGKNSSFRSTDSSGSGSSSRRRGPVSAHELHYTANRAVSADLKKKTFLPYKQGILGLLPFNSATRK; from the coding sequence ATGAAGATGGAGGTGATGATACCTACACAACCCATGAATTTCGACTTCAACGGTGCCCGTGCCCTTCCCTCGCCATTCCTGAGCGCTCCTTCCACCCCTAAACGCTTTGGCGAATTCTATCTCAGTGCTCCCACGAGTCCTACACGGCTTTCTGACTTCTACCGCGACTTCGATGAGTTCTCCATGAACAGCGGCAGCAGAAGGGGCGGGACCCCCTCCGCCATCCCCTTCGACTGGGAGGAAACTCCAGGGACACCCAAGTTTACAGTCGCAGCCGACATTGACGATGAGTTTGCATTTGAATTTAGCGAGGCCTCGGAGGGAGCTTCTCGCTCGGCCGAAGAACTCTTTGATGGTGGCAAAATTCGGCCTCTGAAGCCTCCGCCAAGGCTACAAATTGGTGGGAAGAATGAGCGAGCAACCCGAAGGAGTCCAGCTTCATCTCCGAGGTCACTGAGATCGCCATTATCACACGGTAAAAAGATTATCCGAGATGCTTTCTCACCGAAACAGAAGAAAGATTTCGACCCGTTTGCAGCAGCGGTTGAGAATACGCGCAAGCGGACAGAACACGAAAGAGGAAGGGAGAAAGTACCTACTTCGTCATCCCCAGGGTCGGGCCGTAGAGGAGCACGATCGCTCTCTCCTTTCAGGGACTCCGAGAATCCGTGGGAAGACGAAGTGCTGCTGAAGAACACAAATCAGTCTCCAATGAATTCAAAAGCCTCCTCCTCTTCCACGACTACTGCTGCTGCTACACCATTGATGTCTTCCAAGGGCTACAAAAAATGGAAACTGAAGGACTTCTTACTGTTCCGGAGCGCCTCGGAAGGACGAGCAACAGATAAAGATCCTCTCAAGAAGTACACGACTTTGCTCAAGAAGCATGAGGACGGCAAGAACTCAAGCTTCAGGTCCACCGACAGCTCTGGTTCAGGATCAAGTTCAAGGAGAAGGGGACCAGTTTCAGCACACGAGTTGCATTACACAGCAAACCGGGCAGTGTCGGCGGATTTGAAGAAGAAAACTTTCTTGCCTTACAAGCAGGGTATTTTGGGGCTACTGCCTTTCAATTCAGCTACACGTAAATGA